From one Candidatus Eisenbacteria bacterium genomic stretch:
- a CDS encoding heterodisulfide reductase subunit F translates to MSLYTPHLMRIEEVRRETPDVKSFKLRFLDPAVAERFTFRAGQFGLYSAFGEGESTFCIASPPTWRDHIECTFRAVGKVTDALSKMEEGDVIGFRGPYGNSFPIESFEGKDLLFVIGGIALPPLRCVIWNVLDLRDRFGAVRIVYGARSVADLVYKDELEMWEERPDVELVTTVDPGGETSDWKGKVGFVPTVLDQVAPPSKNSLAFVCGPPIMIKYSMPILDKLGFAPTEIYTTLENRMKCGVGKCGRCNIGGTYVCKEGPVFTAEEMLALPMTSDY, encoded by the coding sequence ATGAGCCTCTACACGCCCCATCTGATGCGCATCGAAGAGGTCCGCAGGGAGACGCCCGATGTGAAGAGCTTCAAGCTCCGCTTCCTCGATCCCGCGGTCGCGGAGCGCTTCACCTTCCGGGCCGGGCAGTTCGGCCTCTACTCAGCGTTCGGGGAAGGGGAGTCGACCTTCTGCATCGCCTCCCCGCCGACCTGGCGCGACCACATCGAGTGCACCTTCCGCGCGGTAGGCAAGGTCACGGACGCACTCTCCAAGATGGAGGAGGGGGACGTGATCGGCTTCCGCGGACCGTACGGGAACTCTTTCCCGATCGAGTCGTTCGAGGGGAAGGATCTCCTCTTCGTGATCGGCGGGATCGCCTTGCCCCCTCTGCGCTGCGTCATCTGGAACGTCCTCGACCTTCGCGACCGCTTCGGCGCGGTGCGGATCGTCTATGGGGCGCGCAGCGTCGCCGACCTCGTCTACAAGGACGAGCTCGAGATGTGGGAGGAGCGGCCGGACGTCGAGCTCGTGACGACGGTCGATCCCGGCGGAGAGACGTCGGACTGGAAGGGGAAGGTCGGGTTCGTTCCGACCGTCCTCGATCAGGTGGCGCCGCCCTCGAAGAACTCCCTCGCCTTCGTCTGCGGCCCGCCGATCATGATCAAGTACTCGATGCCGATCCTCGACAAGCTCGGCTTCGCCCCCACGGAGATCTACACGACTCTCGAGAATCGGATGAAGTGCGGGGTCGGCAAGTGCGGGCGTTGCAACATCGGCGGCACATACGTCTGCAAGGAGGGGCCGGTCTTCACCGCCGAGGAGATGCTGGCTCTTCCGATGACGAGCGACTACTAG
- a CDS encoding bifunctional (p)ppGpp synthetase/guanosine-3',5'-bis(diphosphate) 3'-pyrophosphohydrolase has product MFSERREQAIRWMLRAHEGQVRKAEPEVPYIAHLIHVAFIVQEAGGGEDSVIAALLHDALEDTDVTPEELEGAFGPRVTAIVREVSEDKTLRWADRKARMIEQLRKASPEACLVAAADKIHNLETLTHAHRSSGPAIWESFRGAPEPTLRFYAGTLEALRGRIPEILEGNLERALETARRLILG; this is encoded by the coding sequence ATGTTCTCAGAGCGGCGCGAACAGGCCATCCGCTGGATGCTGCGGGCTCACGAGGGGCAGGTCCGCAAGGCGGAGCCCGAGGTCCCCTACATCGCCCACCTGATCCACGTGGCCTTCATCGTCCAGGAGGCCGGCGGAGGGGAGGACAGCGTGATCGCCGCGCTTCTCCACGACGCTCTCGAAGATACGGACGTCACTCCCGAGGAGCTGGAAGGCGCCTTCGGCCCCCGCGTGACGGCGATCGTGCGGGAGGTCTCGGAGGACAAGACCCTTCGCTGGGCCGATCGCAAGGCGAGGATGATCGAGCAACTCCGCAAGGCGTCGCCCGAAGCCTGCCTGGTCGCCGCCGCCGACAAGATCCACAACCTCGAGACTCTGACCCATGCGCACAGGAGCAGCGGCCCCGCGATCTGGGAGAGCTTCCGAGGGGCGCCGGAGCCGACGCTCCGTTTCTACGCGGGGACCCTCGAGGCGCTTCGCGGGAGGATCCCCGAGATCCTTGAGGGGAATCTGGAGAGGGCCCTCGAGACCGCGCGCCGGTTGATCCTCGGCTAG